A single Desulfobacterales bacterium DNA region contains:
- a CDS encoding lysophospholipase — MKKIDINFQTVDGLKLTGRGWLPDTAPKALICLVHGLGEHSGRYRHLADRLVQAEYGLLGFDLRGHGTSQGQRGHAPGLSLLMDDISRFIHEGAKRLPDTPHYLYGHSMGGTLVINYVLRMHPKLAGVVVTAPFLQPAFKPPFWKLLIGKGMYRLWPTLSLPNGIDPTHLARDSEVVRAYIRDALVHDRLSARLGIEILNAGAWAMAHASEFSLPLLLMGGGADRIVSTEACRAFASKAGAHCDFKLWDDCYHEIHNEPEKEAVFDFILVWLNRN; from the coding sequence ATGAAAAAAATCGATATTAATTTTCAAACTGTTGACGGACTAAAGCTGACGGGTCGCGGGTGGCTGCCGGACACAGCACCCAAAGCGTTGATTTGTCTGGTACACGGCCTGGGAGAACACAGCGGCCGCTACCGTCACCTGGCCGACCGTCTGGTTCAGGCTGAATACGGCTTGTTGGGTTTTGACCTGCGCGGCCACGGCACATCCCAGGGTCAACGCGGGCATGCCCCCGGCCTCTCCCTTTTAATGGATGATATCTCCCGTTTTATACATGAGGGCGCAAAAAGGCTGCCCGATACGCCTCATTATTTGTATGGTCACAGCATGGGGGGAACACTGGTCATCAATTATGTGCTGCGCATGCATCCCAAATTGGCAGGGGTGGTGGTGACGGCGCCTTTCCTCCAACCCGCGTTTAAACCGCCTTTTTGGAAGCTGTTGATTGGAAAAGGGATGTACCGGCTGTGGCCGACCTTATCGCTGCCCAATGGCATAGACCCAACCCATCTGGCAAGGGATTCCGAAGTGGTGCGGGCCTACATTCGCGATGCGCTGGTTCATGATCGACTGTCTGCGCGGCTGGGAATTGAAATTCTCAATGCCGGGGCGTGGGCAATGGCGCATGCATCTGAATTTTCACTGCCCTTATTGCTGATGGGGGGCGGGGCCGATCGGATCGTTTCAACCGAGGCCTGCCGGGCGTTTGCATCAAAAGCCGGCGCGCATTGCGACTTTAAGCTGTGGGATGACTGCTATCATGAAATTCACAATGAACCTGAAAAAGAAGCGGTGTTTGATTTTATTCTGGTATGGCTGAATCGAAACTAA
- the trpB gene encoding tryptophan synthase subunit beta → MIKRGYYNGFGGAYLPEVLVATFDELEDTFEKAKKDPAFWREYCDIMSTYSCRPTPLTFAQNLSNDLGGARIYIKREDLNHTGAHKANNVMGQGLLVQRMGKTRVIAETGAGQHGVATATMAAKFGFKCTIYMGEVDVARQRPNVFWMERLGAEVVPVREGTRILKDAINEAFRDWVGHMDTTHYVLGTACGPHPFPEMVSYFQSIIGIEARGQILKHAQRLPARVYACVGGGSNALGIFKGFMDDPVELVGVEAGGRGLDSGEHAARLSSKDASIGVAQGYKTYFLQDDDGQMKETHSVAAGLDYVGVSPILAGLKETGRVRFEAVTDREVIDALSLTIRKEGVIPALESAHAFAQAFKEAPDLSPQDVILINQSGRGDKDIFTVADAFEDPKWKEFIRQKAEEYHA, encoded by the coding sequence ATGATTAAGCGAGGCTACTACAATGGTTTTGGCGGGGCATATCTGCCGGAAGTCCTGGTGGCGACCTTTGATGAACTTGAGGATACATTTGAAAAAGCCAAGAAGGATCCGGCATTCTGGCGTGAATACTGCGATATCATGTCAACCTATTCCTGCCGGCCGACGCCCCTGACATTTGCCCAAAACCTGAGCAACGATCTGGGGGGCGCGCGCATTTACATCAAAAGGGAAGACTTGAACCATACCGGCGCCCATAAGGCCAATAATGTGATGGGGCAGGGTTTGCTGGTTCAGCGGATGGGAAAAACCCGGGTCATCGCAGAAACCGGCGCCGGCCAGCATGGCGTTGCCACCGCCACCATGGCAGCCAAATTCGGATTTAAATGCACCATCTATATGGGTGAAGTGGATGTGGCCCGCCAGCGGCCGAATGTATTCTGGATGGAGCGGCTGGGTGCTGAGGTTGTTCCCGTGCGGGAGGGAACCCGGATTCTGAAGGACGCCATTAACGAGGCCTTCCGCGACTGGGTGGGGCATATGGACACGACCCACTATGTTCTGGGAACGGCCTGCGGACCCCACCCGTTTCCGGAAATGGTATCATATTTCCAATCCATTATCGGCATTGAAGCGCGAGGGCAGATTTTAAAACATGCCCAGAGACTTCCTGCCAGGGTGTATGCCTGTGTCGGCGGCGGATCCAACGCCCTGGGGATTTTCAAAGGGTTTATGGACGATCCGGTGGAATTGGTGGGTGTCGAGGCCGGCGGCAGGGGGTTGGACAGCGGTGAACATGCCGCCCGGCTTTCTTCCAAAGATGCCAGCATCGGTGTGGCCCAGGGATATAAAACCTATTTTCTGCAGGATGATGACGGCCAGATGAAGGAGACCCACAGCGTTGCCGCCGGGCTCGATTACGTCGGCGTGTCGCCGATCCTGGCGGGCCTTAAAGAAACCGGCCGGGTCCGATTTGAAGCAGTGACCGACCGGGAGGTGATCGATGCCCTGTCCCTGACCATCCGGAAAGAAGGCGTCATCCCTGCACTGGAGTCCGCCCATGCTTTTGCCCAGGCGTTCAAGGAGGCTCCGGACCTGTCGCCGCAGGATGTCATTCTGATCAATCAATCCGGCCGAGGCGATAAGGACATTTTCACCGTGGCGGATGCGTTCGAAGACCCGAAATGGAAAGAATTCATCCGGCAGAAGGCGGAGGAATACCATGCTTGA
- a CDS encoding GntR family transcriptional regulator produces MKRLNPNAPIPLYHQLADIILSRIHSGEYPAGFRIPSEHALSREYGIGRPTARQATELLVRKEFLTRRRGAGTFVREKPTEVDLFSFAGTLTSFRDKGITVEMQILQATRLKKVAVQPENPFSGRKAFFLSRLSRVDGLPVLVEDLYLHSEIFDGIERIDLQGRSLSQIVNEQYYMRPVGGKQTFMIAHVRGMKAQELAVSESEPILMVRRFLHFPAAENAIYSELYCRTDRFVFSQTIGGSGDD; encoded by the coding sequence ATGAAAAGACTCAACCCGAATGCCCCCATCCCGCTCTATCATCAGCTGGCGGACATTATTCTTTCCCGGATACATTCAGGCGAATATCCGGCCGGGTTTCGAATCCCGTCCGAACACGCTCTATCCCGGGAGTATGGTATCGGCCGCCCGACTGCCCGCCAGGCAACGGAACTGCTGGTACGCAAGGAATTTCTGACACGGCGAAGAGGCGCCGGAACATTTGTTAGAGAAAAGCCAACTGAGGTTGACCTTTTTTCGTTTGCCGGCACCCTTACGTCTTTTCGCGACAAGGGTATAACTGTCGAGATGCAAATCCTGCAGGCAACCCGGCTGAAAAAAGTTGCGGTGCAGCCGGAGAACCCCTTTTCGGGCCGTAAGGCTTTTTTTCTGTCCCGGCTCAGCCGGGTGGACGGGTTGCCGGTGCTGGTGGAGGATCTTTATCTCCATTCGGAAATCTTTGATGGGATTGAGCGGATCGATTTGCAGGGACGGTCGCTCTCGCAAATTGTGAATGAACAGTATTACATGCGCCCCGTCGGCGGAAAACAGACCTTTATGATCGCGCATGTCAGGGGAATGAAAGCACAGGAACTGGCCGTGTCGGAAAGCGAACCGATTTTGATGGTAAGGCGATTCCTGCATTTTCCCGCAGCGGAAAATGCCATATATTCCGAACTGTACTGCCGCACGGATCGGTTTGTATTCTCGCAAACCATAGGAGGTTCTGGTGATGATTAA
- the trpA gene encoding tryptophan synthase subunit alpha: MLESYLKQRKTKKDILLMTHIVLGYPTFRDSHDIIAAMVAAGVDLMELQIPFSEPIADGPVILHANQKALTGGATVQKCLDFSREITREFAIPFLFMSYYNILYKFGVQRFASEMALRGLRGAIVPDLPPEEGREYLAAMENNDLSPIFIFSPTTPAARMQYLASFGRGFIYCVARKGVTGNATDFSENLEHYLARCRTATRLPLALGFGVKEKSDVDFLKGKVDIAVIGTQTIRLVDREGPAAVGEFIQSLC, from the coding sequence ATGCTTGAATCCTATCTGAAGCAGCGCAAAACAAAAAAAGACATACTGCTCATGACCCATATTGTCCTGGGATATCCCACTTTTAGAGATTCCCATGACATCATCGCAGCCATGGTTGCGGCTGGCGTGGACTTAATGGAATTGCAAATTCCGTTTTCCGAACCGATTGCCGACGGTCCGGTTATCCTGCACGCCAACCAGAAGGCCCTTACAGGCGGCGCCACGGTCCAAAAGTGCCTTGATTTTTCAAGGGAAATCACCCGGGAATTTGCTATCCCTTTCCTGTTTATGAGCTATTACAATATCCTGTATAAGTTCGGGGTGCAGCGATTTGCATCTGAAATGGCTCTCAGAGGTTTGCGCGGGGCGATCGTGCCGGATTTGCCGCCGGAAGAAGGCCGGGAATATCTTGCGGCCATGGAAAACAATGATTTGTCTCCTATTTTTATATTTTCACCCACCACGCCGGCTGCGCGCATGCAGTATCTGGCATCTTTCGGCCGGGGATTTATCTATTGCGTCGCCCGCAAAGGCGTTACCGGCAATGCAACCGATTTTTCAGAAAACCTGGAGCACTATCTGGCCCGGTGCCGCACGGCCACCCGTTTGCCCCTGGCACTTGGATTCGGCGTCAAGGAAAAATCCGATGTCGATTTTTTAAAGGGTAAAGTCGATATTGCGGTCATCGGCACCCAGACCATTCGCCTGGTGGATAGGGAGGGACCCGCGGCCGTGGGGGAATTCATCCAAAGCCTGTGCTGA